A portion of the Salvelinus fontinalis isolate EN_2023a chromosome 32, ASM2944872v1, whole genome shotgun sequence genome contains these proteins:
- the LOC129830670 gene encoding uncharacterized protein KIAA1522 homolog isoform X2 — MGNSVHKNKKRVPVARNGPSSHLNPDPRSGSKPGSNPSPNSGNTKSFWHFGRVDKLKTAGPKCLDEQKKLTVHYTASSHYQENVFIEGSRPQYLEDLHTEAREGLKILQQEENNKGVDFQDDHSDATDQDVSTNHRDGSQESGSTAGNSVTAVTTAGLAVSTRPVLTRQGSTFKPLNPVKRLDKRKSRRTTIMGIPQQVQRELALHSDSAYQVPSQLSNGSVGQGSDGQLGVVVIPTVDGETPLANYEGARVHLSDLEASREEQLLRHHLQSVYRDDQGFSHHRGLDSRLSSTQRPKSLAVPGTSCSAGFPSFLQEPQGPVMSISPQATYMSKIIPNAYLPVSVDIIQIDRSTSRTRGNSGNGTVRTVSRSCLASGLSASPASSKRSGGEGCYEGRASVSHGDSSSRDNGSKETPHSVTLRSSWSHSQSSETIKSNSSAISSTKGSFGPANPQTVSLVGQERQPQQPGADSASWVSSTSRGTGTATAQEGLSGSGEMSDVGGDSHRFSRCLSIVKTKLPPAPPRRTNSLHHEKMIKRRLVEIKDLSDSVGRKLEAAEDKSLVTIEISKELYKEITKSSVPVSNSSGFNSLDDTRSSTASSPLSPTQASQGGCGKSEGPVSSSSSPQKAPSEEGTFERTMSPSSGYSSQSGTPTLSPKGILPSVSPGKQKKYPVKPERSGSRASFSAASVSSSLTSLSSVTSELVNQEASKNSFSPLQPATLPPAVMRIENPETVTPVRFSSSMAISELLNIPPPPNIKAPSPPPPETWAHNRHTFELLCGPCPNVNRLAQLQKQQELKEQAAMIEQKQEPQTKASKESEGSDKKQATVEEVTLTKSESKYIVHQDKTEPMLEQAPEVSESTESQTKEQGSPAVIAEKVKASVEIQDQKQEQRSSSSSSVAQVKDQEERLETQVSLTMIPKKEPPPVMKKSTPRKEAKVQLTADIQQKSPFDEVTVKVESPSESEKCSPQAEVVTKQVEVVAKEVEVEVAAKEVKGQSATENTKKESPTKSTQTLAVEPPKVNRVSPPASPPPAHHPPPPPSKAPPSSVATPPPEVEEECEEEIPTVQSCWPPPPPPEEPADSVFHEPDEMDFPPPPPPFMTESLPDVVETCNAVADVQEASIVALDGEDVKETVNGFTVATVNGETADLSPIPAQMEPKEDKPENVILNSNAIPTDETSFEESESAELQLIPSDDSAIVSPHQPNEKEAEVEQSAQKPITMQEATPQPTDTSPESQEVPPLPEDVPPPPQEAPPPPPPMTTALVPPSSIPPPPPINVPLPPPVQFEDQMPSVLPNSAPLPPPLPTENQPTMIFRRQPSLANRETRSKELLSRHKSVPIPKEDANIPLVTPSLLQMVRLRSVNVGEDYVKALSDDNNSNSGKPPAQDQSSTQIQTQGSQNITPQKPIRKSLSLKSTTPSLKSSPVTLIAPSMSLQEAIRMKTAAMSSRDNLPAGFRMPSSTSFPSRSAGESGMLSSLSPEGGEMLKTPTATASFIFSRSSKKVVIETPASSSPEVQASLKQSLAAELKRVSEQSKASTVANGNVGRTGIPRRIPPPVAKKPAHTLEKPVCSTLRSTPSPRGTEANGETETAQPAGQQALTEDSK, encoded by the exons ctGGTCCTAAGTGTCTGGATGAACAGAAGAAGTTGACAGTTCACTACACAGCCTCCTCACACTACCAGGAGAATGTGTTCATCGAGGGCAGTCGCCCTCAGTACCTGGAAGACCTGCACACTGAGGCACGGGAGGGGTTAAAGATACTACAACAAGAAG AAAACAACAAAGGAGTGGACTTTCAGGATGACCATAGTGATGCA ACGGACCAGGATGTCAGCACCAATCACAGGGATGGATCTCAGGAGTCAGGAAGTACCGCCGGGAATTCTGTTACCGCAGTGACCACTGCTGGATTGGCTGTGTCCACGAGACCTGTGCTCACACGCCAAg GTTCCACATTCAAGCCTCTGAACCCAGTGAAGAGACTGGACAAGAGGAAGAGCAGGAGGACTACGATCATGGGCATACCACAGCAGGTCCAGAGAGAGCTGG CCCTTCACAGTGACTCTGCGTACCAAGTTCCTTCCCAGCTCTCTAACGGCTCTGTCGGACAGGGTAGTGACGGCCAACTAGGTGTGGTCGTCATCCCCACCGTCGACGGAGAGACCCCTCTAGCCAACTACGAAGGGGCAAGGGTACACCTCTCAGACCTGGAG GCATCCAGAGAGGAGCAGCTGTTGAGACACCACCTCCAGTCTGTATACAGGGACGACCAGGGCTTCAGCCACCACAGGGGACTGGACTCtcgtctctcctccacccaaaGGCCCAAGTCTCTGGCCGTGCCGGGCACGTCCTGCTCCGCTGGTTTCCCCAGCTTCCTCCAGGAGCCACAG GGTCCGGTGATGTCCATCTCTCCCCAAGCCACTTACATGTCTAAGATTATCCCCAACGCCTACCTGCCGGTCTCCGTAGACATCATACAGATTGACCGCAGCACCAGCCGTACCCGTGGAAACAGCGGTAACGGAACCGTCCGTACCGTCAGCAGGAGCTGCCTGGCGTCCGGGTTGTCGGCCAGCCCTGCGTCGTCGAAGAGGTCGGGCGGTGAAGGTTGCTATGAAGGCAGAGCCAGCGTTTCACATGGTGACAGTAGTTCCCGTGACAATGGCTCTAAGGAGACCCCACACTCAGTGACTTTGAGATCCAGCTGGAGCCACTCGCAGTCTTCCGAGACGATCAAGTCCAACTCCTCCGCCATCTCCTCCACGAAGGGGAGCTTCGGACCTGCTAACCCACAGACGGTGAGCCTCGTTGGGCAGGAGAGACAGCCGCAGCAGCCTGGTGCTGACTCAGCTAGCTGGGTCAGCAGCACCAGTAGGGGTACTGGTACTGCGACCGCTCAGGAGGGTCTATCTGGATCTGGGGAGATGAGCGATGTTGGAGGAGACTCTCACAGattctctcgctgtctgtcgatTGTGAAGACCAAGCTGCCCCCGGCTCCCCCCAGGAGAACCAACTCACTGCACCATGAGAAGATGATAAAGAGGCGACTGGTGGAGATTAAAGACCTCAGTGACTCTGTGGGTAGGAAGTTGGAGGCTGCTGAGGACAAAAGCTTGGTTACGATTGAGATCTCTAAAGAGCTCTACAAAGAAATCACAAAGAGCTCTGTCCCTGTATCCAACTCATCTGGGTTTAACTCTTTAGATGATACAAGATCTTCCACAGCCTCTAGTCCTCTGAGTCCCACACAGGCCTCCCAAGGAGGTTGTGGGAAATCAGAGGGGCCAGTGTCCAGCAGCTCTTCCCCCCAGAAGGCCCCCTCAGAGGAGGGTACATTTGAAAGGACCATGTCCCCCTCCAGTGGGTACTCCAGCCAGAGTGGTACGCCGACACTTTCCCCCAAGGGGATCCTCCCTTCCGTCTCCCCAGGTAAACAGAAGAAGTATCCCGTCAAACCGGAACGATCTGGTTCAAGAGCTTCCTTCTCTGCAGCCTCGGTCTCCTCTTCCCTCACCTCCCTGTCTTCAGTCACCTCAGAACTCGTCAATCAAGAGGCCTCGAAAAACAGCTTCAGTCCTCTTCAGCCGGCCACCCTACCCCCGGCTGTTATGAGAATAGAAAATCCAGAAACGGTGACCCCGGTACGTTTCTCTTCATCCATGGCGATTAGTGAGCTGCTTAACATTCCGCCACCCCCGAACATCAAAGCCCCTTCCCCGCCACCCCCGGAAACCTGGGCCCACAACAGACACACCTTCGAACTGCTGTGCGGGCCTTGCCCCAATGTCAACAGGCTAGCACAGCTCCAGAAGCAACAGGAACTAAAAGAGCAAGCTGCCATGATTGAGCAAAAGCAGGAACCTCAAACTAAAGCTAGCAAGGAGTCTGAAGGCTCGGACAAAAAGCAGGCTACGGTAGAAGAAGTTACTTTGACAAAATCAGAAAGCAAATACATTGTTCACCAAGACAAGACTGAGCCTATGTTAGAGCAGGCACCTGAGGTATCCGAGAGCACAGAAAGTCAAACGAAAGAACAAGGAAGCCCGGCGGTGATTGCAGAGAAAGTAAAAGCAAGTGTAGAGATCCAGGATCAGAAGCAGGAGCAgagaagtagtagcagtagtagtgttgCACAGGTCAAGGATCAAGAAGAGAGGCTAGAGACACAAGTTAGTTTAACGATGATTCCAAAGAAGGAACCCCCTCCTGTCATGAAGAAAAGTACTCCTAGAAAAGAAGCTAAAGTTCAATTAACAGCAGATATTCAACAAAAGTCGCCATTTGATGAGGTCACAGTGAAGGTAGAGTCACCCAGCGAGAGTGAGAAGTGTTCTCCACAGGCTGAGGTAGTCACTAAGCAAGTTGAGGTAGTTGCTAAGGAAGTTGAGGTTGAGGTAGCAGCTAaggaggtcaaaggtcagagtgCTACTGAAAACACTAAAAAGGAAAGTCCCACCAAATCTACACAGACCCTTGCCGTGGAGCCTCCCAAAGTGAACCGGGTCTCTCCTCCAGCCTCCCCTCCCCCTGCCCAccaccctcctccacctccttctaAGGCACCGCCCTCCTCTGTGGCCACTCCCCCaccagaggtagaggaggagtgtgAGGAAGAGATTCCCACAGTACAGTCCTGCTggccccctccacccccaccagaGGAGCCAGCAGATTCAGTCTTTCATGAGCCAGATGAGATGGACtttccacctcctccccctcccttcatgACGGAGAGCTTGCCAGACGTGGTGGAGACATGTAACGCAGTCGCTGATGTCCAGGAGGCGTCCATTGTAGCTCTGGATGGGGAGGATGTTAAGGAAACCGTGAATGGTTTCACTGTAGCAACTGTGAATGGGGAAACTGCAGATCTTTCACCCATTCCGGCTCAAATGGAGCCAAAAGAGGATAAACCTGAAAACGTGATTCTGAACTCCAATGCAATCCCAACTGATGAAACCAGCTTTGAGGAATCTGAATCAGCTGAGCTACAATTAATTCCTTCAGATGATTCAGCTATCGTTTCTCCACATCAGCCCAATGAAAAAGAGGCAGAGGTCGAGCAATCTGCCCagaaaccaatcacaatgcaagAAGCCACCCCTCAACCAACAGATACTTCTCCTGAGTCACAGGAAGTCCCACCCTTACCAGAGGATGTCCCTCCCCCACCCCAggaagctcctcctcctcctccaccaatgaCAACAGCCTTGGTGCCCCCATCAagtattcctcctccacctcctatcaatgtccccctccctccccctgtacaATTTGAGGATCAGATGCCCTCTGTGCTCCCTAACAGTGCCCCACTTCCACCCCCTCTCCCAACTGAGAACCAACCCACTATGATCTTCAGGAGACAGCCTAGCTTGGCAAACAGAGAGACCAGGAGCAAAGAGCTTCTGTCTAGGCACAAGAGTGTCCCTATTCCCAAAGAAGATGCCAACATTCCACTGGTCACACCCTCTCTGCTTCAAATGGTACGTCTCAGATCGGTCAACGTTGGCGAAGACTACGTTAAAGCGCTTTCTGACGACAACAATTCCAACAGTGGGAAACCACCTGCTCAGGATCAGAGTTCAACCCAAATCCAAACCCAAGGATCTCAGAACATAACACCCCAAAAACCAATTCGGAAATCCCTGTCACTAAAATCCACAACTCCGTCACTGAAGTCATCACCAGTGACGCTCATCGCTCCCTCGATGAGTTTGCAGGAAGCTATCCGAATGAAGACAGCGGCCATGTCGTCCAGAGATAATCTTCCAGCAGGCTTTAGAATGCCATCCTCCACCTCATTTCCCAGTCGCAGTGCGGGTGAATCAGGAATGTTATCCTCATTGTCACCAGAAGGGGGCGAGATGCTAAAGACCCCCACCGCCACCGCTAGCTTCATCTTCTCCAGGAGCTCAAAGAAGGTCGTCATAGAAacgcctgcctcctcctcccccgAGGTACAGGCGAGCCTAAAGCAGAGCCTAGCCGCGGAACTCAAGCGCGTTTCCGAACAATCTAAGGCTTCCACGGTCGCTAACGGCAACGTTGGAAGAACTGGGATTCCGAGGAGAATTCCGCCACCCGTGGCTAAGAAACCAGCTCACACCTTGGAGAAGCCTGTGTGTTCTACACTGAGGAGCACTCCGTCTCCAAGGGGAACAGAAGCTAacggagagacagaaacagcgcAACCTGCGGGCCAGCAAGCACTGACAGAGGACAGCAA GTGA